In Castanea sativa cultivar Marrone di Chiusa Pesio chromosome 6, ASM4071231v1, a single window of DNA contains:
- the LOC142639250 gene encoding putative pectate lyase 21 isoform X1 yields MSAFFLFYLVMLLQPTLPSSARTLMQISEATEWFVFILIKSSTRRQLGTGSCRTGNPIDDCWRCDPDWETNRKMLADCAVGFGRNAIGGRDGEFYVVKDSDNDDPDNPVPGTLRHAVVQEEPLWIIFDHDMVINLKEELIMSSYKTIDGRGFNIQISDGPCITIQNASNIIIHNIYVHDCIPAWKAMGQVAPQHSDEKSDGDGISIFGARDVWIDHCTLSNCHDGLIDAVYGSTSITISNSYMFDHNEVMLMGHNDDFLDDKNMQVTIAFNFFGAGLVQRMPRCRHGYFHIVNNFYAGWEMYAIGGSANPTINSQGNVFIANDDNSTKEVTKRENSESGEWQNWNWRSDEDVMLNGAYFTPSGQETAASYMRATSMVARPASHLINIPPSAGVLDCQIGIQCYIPKR; encoded by the exons atgtCTGCGTTCTTTCTCTTCTATCTAGTTATGCTCTTACAACCCACCCTTCCATCCTCTGCACGTACATTGATGCAGATATCAGAAGCAACTGAATGGTTTGTATTCATTCTTATAAA GAGCTCGACTAGAAGGCAGTTGGGAACAGGGTCATGCAGAACTGGAAACCCTATTGATGACTGCTGGAGATGCGACCCTGACTGGGAAACCAACCGCAAGATGCTAGCTGATTGTGCAGTCGGGTTCGGACGCAATGCTATTGGAGGAAGAGATGGTGAATTCTATGTTGTCAAAGATTCAGACAATGATGACCCTGATAACCCAGTTCCAGGCACTCTCCGGCACGCTGTAGTCCaagaagaacctctctggatcatttTCGATCATGACATGGTCATCAATTTAAAGGAAGAGCTTATCATGAGCTCATACAAGACCATTGATGGTAGAGGATTTAACATACAGATATCAGATGGACCATGCATAACTATTCAAAATGCAAGTAACATCATCATACATAACATCTACGTACATGACTGCATACCAGCATGGAAAGCCATGGGGCAGGTAGCACCACAGCATTCTGATGAAAAATCAGATGGAGATGGCATATCCATATTTGGGGCAAGGGATGTGTGGATTGATCACTGCACACTATCAAATTGCCATGATGGACTTATTGATGCTGTATATGGATCTACATCTATAACAATCTCAAACAGCTACATGTTTGATCATAATGAAGTCATGCTCATGGGACATAATGATGACTTCCTTGATGACAAGAATATGCAAGTTACCATTGCCTTCAACTTCTTTGGGGCAGGACTGGTTCAAAGAATgccaag GTGTAGGCATGGATATTTTCACATTGTAAACAATTTCTACGCTGGATGGGAGATGTATGCAATTGGTGGAAGTGCCAATCCCACAATTAATAGCCAAGGAAATGTCTTTATTGCAAATGATGACAACTCCACAAAAGAG GTGACTAAACGTGAAAATTCAGAATCTGGGGAGTGGCAGAATTGGAATTGGAGGTCAGATGAAGATGTGATGCTGAATGGTGCTTACTTTACACCTTCGGGACAAGAAACTGCTGCAAGCTACATGAGAGCAACAAGCATGGTTGCAAGACCGGCTTCACATCTAATAAATATCCCTCCATCTGCTGGAGTTCTTGATTGTCAGATAGGCATCCAATGCTATATTCCAAAGCGATGA
- the LOC142638795 gene encoding protein TIC 20-v, chloroplastic — protein sequence MAMSNLLYPLNPTTFTLSRKPLHSPFLSSFTNQPYLITLTNFATKPRNKIPTKPRRSEHITAKSNGDNPADTSDRLISAVCYFYPFFDGIQYGKYVITQFAPIQAAIQPLVPAIRVFKSFPFNGFLVFLTLYFVVVRNQNFSRYVRFNTMQAIVLDVLLIFPDVLERSFNPRGGLGLDLLMSLDSTVFLFLFVSLIYGSSSCLLGQLPRLPIVADAADRQVL from the coding sequence ATGGCCATGTCCAACCTTCTCTACCCATTAAACCCAACAACTTTCACTCTCTCTCGTAAGCCACTTCACTCTCCATTCCTATCTTCCTTCACAAACCAACCTTATCTCATCACTCTAACTAACTTTGCAACCAAACCCAGAAATAAAATCCCAACTAAACCCAGAAGAAGTGAACACATAACTGCCAAATCCAATGGTGACAACCCAGCTGACACATCTGACCGTTTAATCTCAGCCGTTTGTTACTTTTACCCCTTTTTTGATGGCATTCAGTATGGTAAATATGTTATCACTCAGTTCGCTCCCATTCAAGCTGCCATACAACCTCTGGTACCAGCTATAAGGGTGTTTAAGAGCTTTCCCTTTAAtgggtttttggtgtttttgacACTTTACTTTGTGGTCGTGAGGAACCAAAATTTTAGTAGGTATGTGAGGTTCAATACCATGCAAGCTATTGTGCTTGATGTGCTGCTGATTTTTCCTGATGTTTTGGAGAGGAGCTTTAATCCAAGAGGTGGGTTGGGGTTGGATTTGTTGATGAGCTTGGATAGCACTGtgtttttgttcctttttgtgAGTTTGATTTATGGGTCTTCTTCTTGCTTGCTGGGCCAGCTGCCCAGATTGCCCATTGTTGCTGATGCTGCTGATAGGCAAGTTCTTTGA
- the LOC142639249 gene encoding inactive beta-amylase 4, chloroplastic isoform X1: MRTVENGVACNYRIRRRSYYGFKELGLLEKPQILRILRNASMISLLRNGLYTRCPSPARNTCIFSMDAREKSRSTILETSRHNRVPVYVMMPVDTFGFDPSGSPMIRKIKALTVSLKALKLAGVHGIAVEVWWGIVERFSPVAYDWSLYEQLFQLISRLGLKLHVDLSFHSNRRTSSGGNGDVSLPLWILEIGEHNKDIYYRDQNGFSNDDYLTLGVDQLPLFCGRTALQCYEDFMFSFVNKFESFFGNVIEEISVGLGPSGELRYPAHPFGDGRWKFPGIGEFQCYDKYMMEDLRMAASQEGKPQWGDKGPQNAGYYNSLPSGVPFFEEGEDGFLSDYGRFFLEWYSGRLIHHADVILAKAANILKQYQGNERTTVTLVAKIGGIYWTYHTVSHPAELTAGYYNTACRDGYDPVALMLSRHGAALHVSCLEMRDSDTSPACLCSPEGLLEQIRTVSKKRIINVIGRNNNERFDKTGLWQIYANCCHPQSEFVTSFTFFRMNEKIFRVENWTNFVPFVKKMSN; encoded by the exons ATGAGAACAGTTGAGAATGGAGTGGCATGCAATTACAGGATAAGGAGAAGAAGCTACTATGGATTCAAGGAACTGGGCTTACTTGAGAAGCCACAAATTCTGAGAATTCTTCGAAACGCTTCGATGATATCTCTACTCAGAAACGGCCTTTACACTCGTTGCCCATCTCCTGCGAGAAACACTTGCATTTTCAG CATGGATGCCCGTGAGAAATCGAGATCTACAATATTGGAGACATCTAGACATAATAGGGTCCCTGTATATGTGATGATGCCTGTGGACACTTTTGGCTTTGATCCTTCAGGGAGTCCAATGATTAGAAA AATCAAGGCCTTAACTGTATCTCTAAAAGCACTCAAGTTGGCAGGTGTCCATGGAATTGCAGTTGAGGTTTGGTGGGGAATTGTAGAGCGTTTCTCTCCAGTTGCATATGATTGGTCTCTTTATGAACAGCTTTTCCAACTGATATCTCGGCTGGGGTTGAAGTTGCATGTTGACCTGTCTTTTCACTCAAATAGGCGTACTTCATCTGGTGGTAATGGGGATGTTAGTCTACCTTTGTGGATTCTAGAG ATTGGTGAGCACAATAAGGATATATATTATCGAGACCAAAATGGATTTTCCAACGATGATTATCTTACTCTAGGAGTGGACCAACTTCCTCTGTTTTGTGGCCGGACTGCCCTCCAGTGTTACGAAGACTTCATGTTCAGTTTTGTTAACAAATTTGAGTCCTTTTTTGGAAATGTGATTGAGGAGATAAGTGTTGGTCTTGGTCCTTCCGGAGAGCTTAG ATATCCTGCACATCCTTTTGGTGATGGCAGATGGAAGTTTCCCGGAATTGGTGAATTCCAGTGTTATGACAAGTACAT GATGGAGGACTTGAGGATGGCTGCATCCCAAGAAGGAAAGCCTCAGTGGGGAGATAAGGGCCCACAGAATGCTGGCTATTACAACAGTCTCCCGTCTGGGGTTCCTTTCTTTGAAGAAGGAGAGGATGGATTTCTTTCTGATTATGGTCGGTTTTTCCTT GAATGGTACAGTGGTAGGTTGATTCACCATGCAGATGTTATTCTTGCAAAGGCAGCTAATATTTTGAAGCAGTATCAAGGCAATGAGAGAACTACTGTTACATTAGTGGCTAAAATTGGTGGAATATATTGGACATACCACACAGTATCACACCCTGCTGAACTTACTGCTGGTTACTACAACACTGCTTGCCGGGATGGTTATGATCCTGTTGCTCTGATGTTATCTCGTCATGGTGCTGCATTGCATGTTTC CTGCTTAGAAATGAGAGACAGTGACACCTCACCAGCCTGTCTTTGCAGCCCAGAAGGATTACTTGAACAG ATACGAACTGTTTCAAAGAAAAGGATAATCAATGTGATTGGAAGAAATAACAATGAACGATTTGACAAG ACCGGATTATGGCAAATATATGCAAACTGTTGCCATCCACAGTCAGAATTTGTAACATCATTTACATTTTTCAGGATGAATGAAAAGATTTTTAGGGTCGAAAACTGGACGAACTTTGTCCCCTTTGTTAAAAAGATGAGCAATTGA
- the LOC142639250 gene encoding putative pectate lyase 22 isoform X2, whose protein sequence is MSAFFLFYLVMLLQPTLPSSARTLMQISEATEWSSTRRQLGTGSCRTGNPIDDCWRCDPDWETNRKMLADCAVGFGRNAIGGRDGEFYVVKDSDNDDPDNPVPGTLRHAVVQEEPLWIIFDHDMVINLKEELIMSSYKTIDGRGFNIQISDGPCITIQNASNIIIHNIYVHDCIPAWKAMGQVAPQHSDEKSDGDGISIFGARDVWIDHCTLSNCHDGLIDAVYGSTSITISNSYMFDHNEVMLMGHNDDFLDDKNMQVTIAFNFFGAGLVQRMPRCRHGYFHIVNNFYAGWEMYAIGGSANPTINSQGNVFIANDDNSTKEVTKRENSESGEWQNWNWRSDEDVMLNGAYFTPSGQETAASYMRATSMVARPASHLINIPPSAGVLDCQIGIQCYIPKR, encoded by the exons atgtCTGCGTTCTTTCTCTTCTATCTAGTTATGCTCTTACAACCCACCCTTCCATCCTCTGCACGTACATTGATGCAGATATCAGAAGCAACTGAATG GAGCTCGACTAGAAGGCAGTTGGGAACAGGGTCATGCAGAACTGGAAACCCTATTGATGACTGCTGGAGATGCGACCCTGACTGGGAAACCAACCGCAAGATGCTAGCTGATTGTGCAGTCGGGTTCGGACGCAATGCTATTGGAGGAAGAGATGGTGAATTCTATGTTGTCAAAGATTCAGACAATGATGACCCTGATAACCCAGTTCCAGGCACTCTCCGGCACGCTGTAGTCCaagaagaacctctctggatcatttTCGATCATGACATGGTCATCAATTTAAAGGAAGAGCTTATCATGAGCTCATACAAGACCATTGATGGTAGAGGATTTAACATACAGATATCAGATGGACCATGCATAACTATTCAAAATGCAAGTAACATCATCATACATAACATCTACGTACATGACTGCATACCAGCATGGAAAGCCATGGGGCAGGTAGCACCACAGCATTCTGATGAAAAATCAGATGGAGATGGCATATCCATATTTGGGGCAAGGGATGTGTGGATTGATCACTGCACACTATCAAATTGCCATGATGGACTTATTGATGCTGTATATGGATCTACATCTATAACAATCTCAAACAGCTACATGTTTGATCATAATGAAGTCATGCTCATGGGACATAATGATGACTTCCTTGATGACAAGAATATGCAAGTTACCATTGCCTTCAACTTCTTTGGGGCAGGACTGGTTCAAAGAATgccaag GTGTAGGCATGGATATTTTCACATTGTAAACAATTTCTACGCTGGATGGGAGATGTATGCAATTGGTGGAAGTGCCAATCCCACAATTAATAGCCAAGGAAATGTCTTTATTGCAAATGATGACAACTCCACAAAAGAG GTGACTAAACGTGAAAATTCAGAATCTGGGGAGTGGCAGAATTGGAATTGGAGGTCAGATGAAGATGTGATGCTGAATGGTGCTTACTTTACACCTTCGGGACAAGAAACTGCTGCAAGCTACATGAGAGCAACAAGCATGGTTGCAAGACCGGCTTCACATCTAATAAATATCCCTCCATCTGCTGGAGTTCTTGATTGTCAGATAGGCATCCAATGCTATATTCCAAAGCGATGA
- the LOC142639249 gene encoding inactive beta-amylase 4, chloroplastic isoform X2 has translation MRTVENGVACNYRIRRRSYYGFKELGLLEKPQILRILRNASMISLLRNGLYTRCPSPARNTCIFSMDAREKSRSTILETSRHNRVPVYVMMPVDTFGFDPSGSPMIRKIKALTVSLKALKLAGVHGIAVEVWWGIVERFSPVAYDWSLYEQLFQLISRLGLKLHVDLSFHSNRRTSSGGNGDVSLPLWILEIGEHNKDIYYRDQNGFSNDDYLTLGVDQLPLFCGRTALQCYEDFMFSFVNKFESFFGNVIEEISVGLGPSGELRYPAHPFGDGRWKFPGIGEFQCYDKYMMEDLRMAASQEGKPQWGDKGPQNAGYYNSLPSGVPFFEEGEDGFLSDYGRFFLEWYSGRLIHHADVILAKAANILKQYQGNERTTVTLVAKIGGIYWTYHTVSHPAELTAGYYNTACRDGYDPVALMLSRHGAALHVSYELFQRKG, from the exons ATGAGAACAGTTGAGAATGGAGTGGCATGCAATTACAGGATAAGGAGAAGAAGCTACTATGGATTCAAGGAACTGGGCTTACTTGAGAAGCCACAAATTCTGAGAATTCTTCGAAACGCTTCGATGATATCTCTACTCAGAAACGGCCTTTACACTCGTTGCCCATCTCCTGCGAGAAACACTTGCATTTTCAG CATGGATGCCCGTGAGAAATCGAGATCTACAATATTGGAGACATCTAGACATAATAGGGTCCCTGTATATGTGATGATGCCTGTGGACACTTTTGGCTTTGATCCTTCAGGGAGTCCAATGATTAGAAA AATCAAGGCCTTAACTGTATCTCTAAAAGCACTCAAGTTGGCAGGTGTCCATGGAATTGCAGTTGAGGTTTGGTGGGGAATTGTAGAGCGTTTCTCTCCAGTTGCATATGATTGGTCTCTTTATGAACAGCTTTTCCAACTGATATCTCGGCTGGGGTTGAAGTTGCATGTTGACCTGTCTTTTCACTCAAATAGGCGTACTTCATCTGGTGGTAATGGGGATGTTAGTCTACCTTTGTGGATTCTAGAG ATTGGTGAGCACAATAAGGATATATATTATCGAGACCAAAATGGATTTTCCAACGATGATTATCTTACTCTAGGAGTGGACCAACTTCCTCTGTTTTGTGGCCGGACTGCCCTCCAGTGTTACGAAGACTTCATGTTCAGTTTTGTTAACAAATTTGAGTCCTTTTTTGGAAATGTGATTGAGGAGATAAGTGTTGGTCTTGGTCCTTCCGGAGAGCTTAG ATATCCTGCACATCCTTTTGGTGATGGCAGATGGAAGTTTCCCGGAATTGGTGAATTCCAGTGTTATGACAAGTACAT GATGGAGGACTTGAGGATGGCTGCATCCCAAGAAGGAAAGCCTCAGTGGGGAGATAAGGGCCCACAGAATGCTGGCTATTACAACAGTCTCCCGTCTGGGGTTCCTTTCTTTGAAGAAGGAGAGGATGGATTTCTTTCTGATTATGGTCGGTTTTTCCTT GAATGGTACAGTGGTAGGTTGATTCACCATGCAGATGTTATTCTTGCAAAGGCAGCTAATATTTTGAAGCAGTATCAAGGCAATGAGAGAACTACTGTTACATTAGTGGCTAAAATTGGTGGAATATATTGGACATACCACACAGTATCACACCCTGCTGAACTTACTGCTGGTTACTACAACACTGCTTGCCGGGATGGTTATGATCCTGTTGCTCTGATGTTATCTCGTCATGGTGCTGCATTGCATGTTTC ATACGAACTGTTTCAAAGAAAAGGATAA